In the Quercus lobata isolate SW786 chromosome 5, ValleyOak3.0 Primary Assembly, whole genome shotgun sequence genome, one interval contains:
- the LOC115989377 gene encoding uncharacterized protein LOC115989377 isoform X1 produces the protein MGGCLGCYTKPTVTTSVDAPAQSPSKGSTNQGRTVKTEDFWTTSTWDMDNSAVQSQRSISSISTTNQILDPHAVAGSANSPSEFVNHGLLLWNQTRQRWVGNNRSENRAQQIREPKLSTHCLCIGKKFWLCSWNASYESLLGNNKPFPQPIPLAEMVDFLVDIWEQEGLYD, from the exons ATGGG TGGTTGTCTTGGATGCTATACTAAACCTACAGTAACTACCTCGGTGGATGCACCAGCACAATCACCATCAAAAGGATCAACGAATCAAGGTCGGACAGTGAAGACAGAGGATTTCTGGACCACCAGTACGTGGGATATGGACAACAGTGCAGTTCAGTCTCAGCGAAGCATCTCCTCAATTAGTACAACCAATCAAATTCTAGATCCACATGCTGTTGCTGGCAGTGCTAACAGCCCTTCTGAATTTGTAAATCATG GTCTTCTTCTCTGGAATCAGACTAGGCAGCGTTGGGTAGGAAATAACAGGTCTGAGAACCGGGCACAGCAGATACGAGAACCCAAACTAAG CACTCACTGTCTATGCATTGGTAAAAAATTCTGGCTTTGCAGTTGGAATGCATCATATGAAAGTTTGCTTGGGAACAACAAGCCATTCCCTCAGCCTATCCCACTTGCT GAAATGGTAGATTTTCTTGTGGACATTTGGGAGCAGGAGGGGTTATATGATTGA
- the LOC115989377 gene encoding uncharacterized protein LOC115989377 isoform X2, giving the protein MGGCLGCYTKPTVTTSVDAPAQSPSKGSTNQGRTVKTEDFWTTSTWDMDNSAVQSQRSISSISTTNQILDPHAVAGSANSPSEFVNHGLLLWNQTRQRWVGNNRSENRAQQIREPKLSWNASYESLLGNNKPFPQPIPLAEMVDFLVDIWEQEGLYD; this is encoded by the exons ATGGG TGGTTGTCTTGGATGCTATACTAAACCTACAGTAACTACCTCGGTGGATGCACCAGCACAATCACCATCAAAAGGATCAACGAATCAAGGTCGGACAGTGAAGACAGAGGATTTCTGGACCACCAGTACGTGGGATATGGACAACAGTGCAGTTCAGTCTCAGCGAAGCATCTCCTCAATTAGTACAACCAATCAAATTCTAGATCCACATGCTGTTGCTGGCAGTGCTAACAGCCCTTCTGAATTTGTAAATCATG GTCTTCTTCTCTGGAATCAGACTAGGCAGCGTTGGGTAGGAAATAACAGGTCTGAGAACCGGGCACAGCAGATACGAGAACCCAAACTAAG TTGGAATGCATCATATGAAAGTTTGCTTGGGAACAACAAGCCATTCCCTCAGCCTATCCCACTTGCT GAAATGGTAGATTTTCTTGTGGACATTTGGGAGCAGGAGGGGTTATATGATTGA
- the LOC115989377 gene encoding uncharacterized protein LOC115989377 isoform X3, which produces MDNSAVQSQRSISSISTTNQILDPHAVAGSANSPSEFVNHGLLLWNQTRQRWVGNNRSENRAQQIREPKLSTHCLCIGKKFWLCSWNASYESLLGNNKPFPQPIPLAEMVDFLVDIWEQEGLYD; this is translated from the exons ATGGACAACAGTGCAGTTCAGTCTCAGCGAAGCATCTCCTCAATTAGTACAACCAATCAAATTCTAGATCCACATGCTGTTGCTGGCAGTGCTAACAGCCCTTCTGAATTTGTAAATCATG GTCTTCTTCTCTGGAATCAGACTAGGCAGCGTTGGGTAGGAAATAACAGGTCTGAGAACCGGGCACAGCAGATACGAGAACCCAAACTAAG CACTCACTGTCTATGCATTGGTAAAAAATTCTGGCTTTGCAGTTGGAATGCATCATATGAAAGTTTGCTTGGGAACAACAAGCCATTCCCTCAGCCTATCCCACTTGCT GAAATGGTAGATTTTCTTGTGGACATTTGGGAGCAGGAGGGGTTATATGATTGA
- the LOC115989377 gene encoding uncharacterized protein LOC115989377 isoform X4, which translates to MDNSAVQSQRSISSISTTNQILDPHAVAGSANSPSEFVNHGLLLWNQTRQRWVGNNRSENRAQQIREPKLSWNASYESLLGNNKPFPQPIPLAEMVDFLVDIWEQEGLYD; encoded by the exons ATGGACAACAGTGCAGTTCAGTCTCAGCGAAGCATCTCCTCAATTAGTACAACCAATCAAATTCTAGATCCACATGCTGTTGCTGGCAGTGCTAACAGCCCTTCTGAATTTGTAAATCATG GTCTTCTTCTCTGGAATCAGACTAGGCAGCGTTGGGTAGGAAATAACAGGTCTGAGAACCGGGCACAGCAGATACGAGAACCCAAACTAAG TTGGAATGCATCATATGAAAGTTTGCTTGGGAACAACAAGCCATTCCCTCAGCCTATCCCACTTGCT GAAATGGTAGATTTTCTTGTGGACATTTGGGAGCAGGAGGGGTTATATGATTGA
- the LOC115989376 gene encoding 26.5 kDa heat shock protein, mitochondrial isoform X1, with translation MALARLALKNLQQRVLASPSCAYSLLGEGICEGSAGGVQRQRWGNEIVRRFTTTASDKVAGEKTSDGKDVAVSEAKKKSKLFPRKQRRRWLWKNDDPNFVPALYEFFPSGLGNALMQATDNINKLFENLNITPWSLSGRIKTKDNYYKLQYEVPGLAKEDLKITVDDGVLRIKGEHKEEKEEDSDDEYWSSRSYGYYNTSVFLPEDAKVDEIKAELKDGVLSVTIPRAEMPKKEVKEINVH, from the exons ATGGCTTTGGCTCGTTTGGCTTTGAAGAATTTGCAACAAAGAGTGTTGGCTTCCCCTTCTTGTGCTTATTCTTTGCTGGGTGAAGGTATTTGTGAGGGAAGTGCTGGTGGGGTGCAAAGGCAGAGGTGGGGAAATGAGATTGTTAGGAGGTTTACTACAACAGCTAGTGATAAGGTAGCTGGTGAGAAGACTTCAGATGGCAAAGATGTTGCTGTTTCTGAAGCTAAGAAAAAGTCCAAGTTGTTCCCAAGGAAACAACGCAGGAGGTGGCTTTGGAAAAACGACGACCCTAACTTTGTTCCTGCCCTTTATG AATTCTTTCCCTCAGGGCTTGGAAATGCACTCATGCAAGCAACCGATAACATAAACAAACTGTTTGAGAACCTGAACATAACACCTTGGAGCCTCAGTGGCCGCATAAAAACGAAGGACAATTACTACAAGTTGCAGTATGAGGTGCCCGGGCTTGCCAAAGAAGACTTGAAGATCACTGTTGATGATGGGGTTCTGAGAATAAAGGGAGAGCACAaagaagagaaggaagaagactCAGACGATGAGTATTGGTCATCTAGGAGCTATGGCTACTATAATACTAGTGTATTCCTACCCGAGGATGCCAAAGTTGATGAGATTAAGGCAGAGTTGAAAGATGGGGTGCTTTCTGTTACTATTCCGAGAGCTGAGATGCCAAAGAAGGAAGTGAAGGAAATAAATGTACATTGA
- the LOC115989376 gene encoding 26.5 kDa heat shock protein, mitochondrial isoform X2 codes for MALARLALKNLQQRVLASPSCAYSLLGEGICEGSAGGVQRQRWGNEIVRRFTTTASDKVAGEKTSDGKDVAVSEAKKKSKLFPRKQRRRWLWKNDDPNFVPALYGLGNALMQATDNINKLFENLNITPWSLSGRIKTKDNYYKLQYEVPGLAKEDLKITVDDGVLRIKGEHKEEKEEDSDDEYWSSRSYGYYNTSVFLPEDAKVDEIKAELKDGVLSVTIPRAEMPKKEVKEINVH; via the exons ATGGCTTTGGCTCGTTTGGCTTTGAAGAATTTGCAACAAAGAGTGTTGGCTTCCCCTTCTTGTGCTTATTCTTTGCTGGGTGAAGGTATTTGTGAGGGAAGTGCTGGTGGGGTGCAAAGGCAGAGGTGGGGAAATGAGATTGTTAGGAGGTTTACTACAACAGCTAGTGATAAGGTAGCTGGTGAGAAGACTTCAGATGGCAAAGATGTTGCTGTTTCTGAAGCTAAGAAAAAGTCCAAGTTGTTCCCAAGGAAACAACGCAGGAGGTGGCTTTGGAAAAACGACGACCCTAACTTTGTTCCTGCCCTTTATG GGCTTGGAAATGCACTCATGCAAGCAACCGATAACATAAACAAACTGTTTGAGAACCTGAACATAACACCTTGGAGCCTCAGTGGCCGCATAAAAACGAAGGACAATTACTACAAGTTGCAGTATGAGGTGCCCGGGCTTGCCAAAGAAGACTTGAAGATCACTGTTGATGATGGGGTTCTGAGAATAAAGGGAGAGCACAaagaagagaaggaagaagactCAGACGATGAGTATTGGTCATCTAGGAGCTATGGCTACTATAATACTAGTGTATTCCTACCCGAGGATGCCAAAGTTGATGAGATTAAGGCAGAGTTGAAAGATGGGGTGCTTTCTGTTACTATTCCGAGAGCTGAGATGCCAAAGAAGGAAGTGAAGGAAATAAATGTACATTGA